Proteins encoded by one window of Lacipirellulaceae bacterium:
- a CDS encoding HlyD family efflux transporter periplasmic adaptor subunit, producing MRSAVNRHHDLEHMNNHSFFRHRVLTWFALLLAWSVCEQVRAAEELSIPNALLTVVESAEVSAARGGTLDKLLVREGELVAAGEFVAELRSEQAQLAVEEARLELKMAEQTAANDVDIRYARKTREQAENEFERAVSVNQALPGTIPDREVDFLRLAVERSKLEIERAEKAHQLSDTKVALHESAVKMAELELAQHRSKAPIDGMVVSIEKRVGEWIEPGDSLARIVRIDRIRAEGFLKAPQAKMGLIGQPAELTVEVPGGKTIKVAGEVTFVSPEANPVNGMVRIWAEFDRAKTALRPGLSGVISIQPRKKND from the coding sequence ATGCGATCTGCAGTCAATCGTCACCATGACCTAGAGCATATGAATAACCATAGTTTTTTTCGCCATCGCGTCCTGACTTGGTTCGCACTGCTACTTGCCTGGAGCGTGTGCGAGCAAGTTCGTGCTGCGGAAGAGCTTTCGATCCCAAATGCGCTGCTTACTGTGGTCGAGAGTGCTGAGGTTTCTGCTGCACGTGGGGGAACCTTGGACAAGCTGCTCGTGCGGGAAGGAGAGTTGGTGGCTGCGGGTGAGTTCGTCGCGGAGTTGCGTAGCGAGCAAGCGCAACTGGCTGTCGAAGAGGCTCGTTTGGAGTTGAAGATGGCCGAGCAGACAGCGGCCAACGATGTGGACATACGCTATGCTCGCAAGACACGTGAGCAGGCGGAGAATGAGTTCGAACGTGCTGTTTCGGTGAATCAAGCCTTGCCGGGAACGATCCCGGATCGTGAGGTTGACTTTTTACGTTTGGCCGTCGAACGATCAAAACTGGAAATCGAGCGTGCGGAGAAGGCGCATCAGCTTTCAGATACGAAGGTTGCCCTGCATGAATCGGCGGTCAAGATGGCGGAGCTGGAGCTCGCTCAGCATCGGAGCAAAGCGCCGATTGACGGGATGGTCGTGAGCATCGAGAAACGGGTTGGTGAGTGGATCGAGCCCGGTGATTCGCTGGCACGCATCGTGCGGATTGATCGAATTCGTGCGGAAGGTTTTTTGAAGGCACCGCAGGCGAAGATGGGACTGATTGGCCAACCGGCAGAGCTCACGGTGGAGGTCCCCGGCGGAAAGACGATCAAGGTCGCCGGTGAGGTGACCTTTGTCAGTCCCGAGGCGAACCCTGTGAACGGCATGGTGCGGATTTGGGCGGAGTTCGATCGTGCGAAAACCGCGTTGCGGCCTGGCTTGAGTGGTGTCATTTCTATCCAACCGCGGAAAAAGAATGACTAG
- a CDS encoding protein kinase, with protein sequence MFVCPKCQSLLTQEELLAQRCSSCNQPWEGSPLKASEQSDVETLETIDLSEVQQGADATVDDIADTAESLETIDIDGSVDQERDEQEVLELIYNDDVDPKLADPDDSDPVEPLIQDQLGTTVSSTDPNATVKSGAEEADEGDFDLEEVLAETVKSDTEPSAEVESLSDEDASHRTASAAGDATIDFDSQAGQIDQESEIARALGTHWMSVSAEDTTPTITIQSKYQVDEPKVESITPERTLKSKDNSEAEDPDYEIISYAAEGSMGQVFLARQNSVQRIVAIKQLKDELAKKSSYRKKFLAEASVTGVLDHPNIVPVHDLGVSQDGQLFYSMKMVRGQSWQSEIKTNTRAENLDILLRVSDAVAYAHSKQVIHRDLKPENIMLGSFGEVLVADWGVAVHLDRERNFGLAGTPAYMAPEMASGPPEALGTHSDIYLLGAMLFEIVVGKAPHHLSDSTNQVLVHAAANNIVETDIQDELLTIARRAMATLPARRYPTVEAFKEAVREYQTHTESLAILSRAENELAEARETGELESYARSVFGFQDAIELWSDNTRAYSGLHEAKHAYAEAALKAENFELGIAQLDASDERNQALLSKLEKGKKDRAQRARRLKVARRSAVALLSALLIGATAASLKFRSDANTIAEKQGTITTQNQQLQQTNSQLNETNEKLNETNEQLDETIVDLNQKNVELDEERERLVKANTTIAGQQADLIDKNEKLEVATAKAISEQLRAERGEQAAIQGQFISQVALTKSLIDENEFSRPRVQLDNLANSEILGKLRDWEWERLHFLTHPEVASLPSPRGLAAGEAPAEVTAIAATQDGKTIAAARRGGVLQLYRRSDKGIVEVRTLQTSQMKVDSLAFSKAGDRLAAGGQSGGDRGRPVLMVFDFNSESDQPEFQMPASEYWKAGGDTSLAKSPPAVKSVDFHPVRNDTLLIAGYAPHALLYKRSTSGEWQVVEKLPHWTRLEEARFNSNGTAVAVVPETDVAKHRKIFVWKLKGNQSAGSPVESPSGEYHRVTFPPNDPEIVVFSDERGVVRFWNWSHDEIEPYQLEGHERAVNAIAFSPDGASLVSGSRDNLLKIWQRDSTAGEPGSTSKESGLSWTPLETTPYLRGHEGPIVQCLFLDEKSILSLDNKGKTKIWDYQSYFDQIEIAATDNRAPCPQATFDAQANMVSTAGRDGSVKLWHGPSRAGVGKAMSGQALRVGHPALTGQGISFHARVMPLPGGGGEGLVTYLTKKPVKGESQPASLAIWELATGRCLHEQTVNAGEYFDASSDLPLMVIGQRVEPQRVDYLRVVGQPELMIRSFRESSKENARTAAFVPGSRELFLGMTNQRGKLVAVEGESQMTEKYLPKNMIGAAFTPQGDRLLTVQDKQVTTQIESQQLGRLVMSDLKAGRSVTKLDLTDGASFLLDVAKGDDANRAIVAAHPSGLEPGAAGSDLTLVQLEQDSLESLRSVQGRFLSAAISPSGKTVVTLTKRPEGIREDLRDAEQETSLEIWQDDLALSEVHPLSQTIARTNPSALALLDEDRLLTYGINHNGKYAAHVWDLANQQELARMTSGSAVLGTQILDGGRRVVSVAENGVLYVWDRADTERPRLERQMFAPDIYNLSAASISPSGKFAVVVDVLGEAAILDIEAGTSQSVQLEGSYVVDADCSVTNLAVLFGDGRVMVGQGLGGQLEWLPGEPVNEERAAKSVRMSRDGQAVACYLQHSKTGRDIALWRIDPKDGATWQKPYFAKRNDSELELPDVSAMAFSGALFGQPNRRLIVGDAFGSLSVMQVNWPESVEAELQQADQAFGEDAEEDGSDLFSLRELFRWRGHSQEVLSVEFSADGKHLMSTSRRGEAKIWPTQQPDGGAEAEPGDLDLTSVSSRTGSTKKAFSTASFPAILLEPFDQKIDR encoded by the coding sequence ATGTTCGTCTGCCCAAAATGTCAGTCATTGCTTACGCAGGAGGAACTGCTAGCGCAACGCTGCTCCAGTTGCAATCAGCCCTGGGAAGGCAGCCCATTGAAGGCGTCTGAGCAGAGTGACGTTGAAACCTTAGAAACCATCGATCTGTCCGAAGTTCAGCAAGGGGCCGATGCGACCGTCGATGATATCGCGGACACAGCCGAGTCGTTAGAAACGATCGACATTGATGGTTCTGTTGATCAGGAACGCGATGAGCAGGAAGTGTTGGAGCTCATTTACAACGACGATGTCGACCCAAAACTTGCCGACCCAGACGATTCTGATCCAGTGGAGCCGCTGATTCAGGATCAGCTGGGAACAACAGTCTCCTCGACGGATCCTAATGCAACGGTCAAGAGTGGTGCCGAGGAGGCCGACGAAGGTGACTTCGACTTGGAAGAAGTCCTCGCCGAGACGGTCAAGAGTGACACGGAACCTTCTGCAGAGGTGGAGAGCCTATCGGACGAAGATGCGTCCCATCGGACGGCTTCTGCTGCTGGCGATGCAACGATTGATTTCGATTCGCAAGCAGGTCAGATCGATCAGGAGAGCGAAATCGCGCGGGCACTTGGCACGCACTGGATGTCGGTGAGCGCCGAAGACACAACGCCAACCATCACGATCCAGTCGAAGTACCAAGTCGACGAGCCCAAAGTCGAATCCATCACGCCTGAGCGGACGCTCAAGTCGAAGGACAATTCCGAAGCGGAAGATCCCGACTACGAGATCATCAGCTATGCGGCTGAAGGCAGCATGGGGCAGGTGTTTCTCGCGCGTCAGAATTCTGTGCAGCGCATCGTTGCGATTAAGCAACTGAAGGATGAACTCGCGAAGAAATCGAGTTACCGTAAGAAATTCTTAGCCGAAGCGTCGGTCACGGGGGTACTCGATCATCCAAACATCGTCCCCGTACACGATCTGGGGGTCAGTCAGGACGGGCAGCTCTTCTACTCGATGAAGATGGTCCGTGGGCAAAGCTGGCAGTCGGAAATCAAGACGAACACGCGTGCCGAGAACCTCGACATCTTGCTGCGTGTTTCTGATGCTGTGGCCTATGCGCACTCGAAGCAAGTGATTCACCGCGATCTCAAGCCTGAGAACATCATGCTGGGCAGCTTCGGTGAAGTTCTCGTGGCGGATTGGGGCGTCGCGGTGCATCTTGATCGCGAACGGAACTTCGGCCTGGCGGGCACGCCGGCTTACATGGCTCCGGAGATGGCCTCGGGGCCACCCGAAGCGCTCGGGACGCATAGCGACATCTATCTGCTGGGTGCGATGCTGTTCGAAATCGTTGTCGGGAAAGCGCCGCATCATTTGTCTGACAGTACCAATCAAGTGTTGGTCCACGCAGCGGCGAATAATATCGTCGAAACCGACATTCAGGACGAGCTACTCACCATCGCCCGCCGTGCGATGGCAACGCTCCCCGCCCGGCGCTATCCAACTGTCGAGGCCTTCAAGGAGGCGGTGCGAGAGTATCAAACCCACACGGAAAGTTTGGCAATCCTTAGCCGTGCTGAAAACGAACTGGCTGAGGCACGTGAGACGGGCGAGCTGGAATCGTATGCGCGAAGTGTCTTTGGATTCCAAGACGCGATCGAACTTTGGTCAGACAACACGCGGGCCTACTCCGGCCTGCATGAAGCGAAACACGCCTACGCAGAAGCGGCTTTGAAGGCTGAGAACTTCGAGCTTGGCATCGCACAACTCGACGCAAGCGACGAGCGCAACCAGGCGCTGCTCAGCAAGTTAGAGAAAGGCAAGAAGGACCGTGCCCAGCGGGCTCGGCGTCTGAAGGTTGCGCGGCGTTCCGCCGTGGCATTGCTATCTGCTTTGCTAATCGGTGCTACCGCCGCCAGCCTGAAGTTTCGTAGCGACGCCAACACGATTGCGGAGAAACAAGGGACCATTACGACGCAGAACCAACAGCTCCAGCAAACGAATTCACAGCTCAACGAGACCAACGAGAAACTTAACGAGACGAACGAGCAGCTTGACGAAACGATCGTTGATTTGAATCAGAAGAACGTTGAGCTAGACGAAGAGCGAGAGCGGCTTGTCAAAGCGAATACAACGATCGCCGGGCAGCAGGCTGATCTGATCGACAAGAATGAAAAACTAGAAGTCGCCACCGCCAAGGCAATCAGCGAACAGCTCCGAGCCGAGCGAGGCGAGCAAGCGGCGATCCAGGGCCAGTTTATTTCTCAGGTCGCGTTGACGAAATCGCTGATCGACGAGAACGAGTTCAGCCGCCCTCGCGTGCAACTCGATAATTTGGCAAACAGCGAAATCTTAGGAAAGCTGCGTGACTGGGAATGGGAACGGCTGCATTTTCTGACGCACCCCGAAGTTGCCTCCCTTCCGTCGCCTCGCGGACTGGCCGCCGGAGAAGCTCCTGCCGAAGTGACTGCGATTGCCGCCACGCAGGACGGAAAGACGATTGCAGCGGCACGTCGTGGGGGCGTTTTGCAACTTTATCGACGATCGGACAAAGGAATCGTTGAAGTGCGAACCCTGCAAACTTCGCAGATGAAAGTCGACAGCTTGGCATTTTCGAAGGCAGGCGACCGACTTGCCGCAGGCGGTCAATCTGGTGGTGATCGCGGTCGACCCGTCTTAATGGTCTTTGACTTCAACTCAGAGAGCGACCAGCCAGAGTTTCAAATGCCGGCCAGCGAGTACTGGAAAGCAGGTGGCGACACGAGTCTGGCGAAGTCGCCTCCGGCGGTGAAGAGCGTCGACTTTCACCCCGTGAGAAACGATACCCTATTGATTGCCGGTTACGCTCCTCACGCACTTCTTTATAAGCGCTCAACTTCGGGTGAGTGGCAGGTGGTCGAGAAACTACCGCACTGGACCCGCTTGGAGGAGGCTCGGTTCAACAGCAATGGAACTGCCGTCGCTGTCGTGCCGGAGACCGATGTCGCAAAGCATCGCAAGATTTTCGTTTGGAAGTTGAAAGGCAATCAATCGGCGGGGAGTCCTGTCGAGTCGCCAAGTGGCGAGTACCATCGCGTGACTTTTCCACCAAACGACCCTGAGATCGTTGTTTTCTCGGATGAGCGTGGGGTCGTTCGCTTTTGGAATTGGAGCCACGACGAGATCGAGCCTTATCAGCTTGAGGGCCACGAGCGGGCCGTCAACGCGATCGCTTTCAGTCCTGATGGGGCGAGCCTTGTCAGTGGTTCGCGGGACAACCTCCTGAAGATTTGGCAGCGGGATTCAACTGCCGGAGAGCCAGGCAGCACATCGAAAGAAAGCGGACTAAGCTGGACTCCTCTCGAGACGACGCCTTATCTACGTGGCCACGAGGGGCCTATCGTGCAGTGCCTCTTCCTGGATGAGAAGTCGATTCTCTCCTTGGACAATAAAGGGAAGACGAAGATCTGGGACTATCAGAGCTATTTCGACCAGATCGAGATCGCGGCGACGGATAATCGTGCCCCTTGCCCGCAAGCAACCTTTGACGCCCAGGCCAACATGGTGTCGACGGCAGGACGAGACGGCAGTGTGAAGCTCTGGCATGGTCCCAGTCGCGCGGGTGTCGGCAAAGCGATGTCAGGACAGGCTTTGCGAGTTGGACATCCGGCCCTCACCGGACAAGGGATTTCCTTCCACGCCCGCGTCATGCCTTTGCCTGGTGGCGGGGGCGAGGGGCTGGTGACTTATCTGACGAAGAAACCTGTCAAAGGGGAGTCGCAACCCGCTTCACTGGCCATTTGGGAACTCGCTACGGGTCGATGTTTGCATGAACAAACCGTGAATGCCGGAGAGTACTTTGACGCGAGCTCTGATCTCCCGCTGATGGTGATCGGCCAGCGCGTCGAACCGCAGCGGGTCGATTATCTTCGTGTCGTCGGGCAGCCTGAACTCATGATCCGCAGTTTCCGCGAGTCGTCCAAAGAGAACGCCCGTACTGCTGCATTCGTTCCCGGTTCGCGAGAGTTGTTTCTCGGCATGACCAACCAACGCGGAAAGCTGGTCGCCGTTGAGGGCGAGAGTCAGATGACAGAGAAGTATCTGCCCAAGAACATGATCGGTGCGGCGTTTACCCCGCAGGGGGATCGGCTGCTGACGGTTCAAGATAAACAGGTCACCACACAGATTGAGTCGCAGCAGTTGGGTCGACTGGTGATGTCTGACCTCAAGGCGGGCCGAAGTGTCACGAAACTCGACCTGACCGACGGTGCTTCGTTTCTTTTGGACGTTGCCAAAGGAGACGATGCGAACCGCGCGATCGTGGCAGCGCACCCTAGCGGGTTGGAACCTGGGGCCGCGGGGTCTGACTTGACACTCGTTCAACTTGAGCAAGACAGTTTGGAGAGTTTGCGATCCGTTCAGGGACGCTTTCTCAGCGCGGCAATCTCCCCTAGTGGAAAAACCGTGGTAACCCTGACCAAACGGCCTGAGGGAATACGTGAGGATCTACGTGATGCTGAGCAGGAGACCTCTCTGGAGATTTGGCAAGATGACTTGGCGTTGTCCGAAGTGCACCCGCTATCGCAAACGATCGCCAGAACCAATCCGAGTGCGCTGGCGTTGCTCGACGAAGATCGTTTGCTGACCTACGGTATCAACCACAACGGGAAGTATGCTGCCCACGTCTGGGACCTTGCCAACCAACAGGAGCTCGCGCGGATGACCTCGGGCAGTGCCGTCCTGGGTACTCAGATTTTAGACGGGGGGCGTCGGGTTGTTTCGGTGGCGGAGAATGGGGTCCTTTATGTTTGGGATCGTGCTGATACTGAACGGCCGCGACTGGAGCGGCAGATGTTTGCTCCGGACATTTACAATTTGAGCGCGGCATCGATTTCTCCCAGTGGCAAGTTTGCCGTTGTCGTAGATGTGCTGGGCGAGGCTGCCATTCTGGATATCGAAGCGGGGACTTCGCAGTCGGTTCAACTCGAGGGCAGCTACGTTGTCGACGCGGATTGTTCCGTCACGAATCTGGCCGTGCTGTTTGGCGACGGGCGGGTAATGGTCGGCCAAGGTTTGGGCGGACAGCTTGAGTGGCTTCCCGGGGAACCAGTGAACGAAGAGAGGGCTGCCAAGAGCGTGAGGATGTCGCGCGACGGGCAAGCGGTGGCTTGCTATCTTCAACACAGCAAGACGGGCCGCGATATTGCCCTGTGGCGAATCGATCCGAAAGATGGAGCAACCTGGCAGAAGCCTTACTTCGCCAAGCGGAACGATTCCGAGCTAGAGCTGCCCGACGTTTCTGCGATGGCTTTCAGTGGGGCACTGTTCGGCCAGCCGAATCGTCGTCTGATTGTTGGCGATGCCTTCGGCAGCTTGAGTGTCATGCAAGTAAATTGGCCCGAGAGCGTTGAGGCCGAGCTGCAGCAGGCGGATCAGGCTTTTGGCGAGGATGCTGAGGAGGACGGTTCAGATCTGTTTAGCTTGCGCGAACTCTTTCGGTGGCGGGGCCATTCCCAAGAAGTGCTTTCGGTGGAATTCTCCGCCGACGGAAAACATTTGATGAGCACCAGCCGGCGCGGCGAGGCTAAGATTTGGCCCACGCAGCAACCTGATGGCGGTGCGGAAGCAGAACCCGGTGACTTGGACCTAACGTCGGTCTCTTCGAGGACGGGGTCTACCAAGAAGGCGTTTTCTACGGCGAGTTTCCCAGCGATTTTATTGGAACCGTTTGACCAGAAAATTGACAGATAG
- a CDS encoding HlyD family efflux transporter periplasmic adaptor subunit, with protein MATSSSDAPSGASEILHEIDMIVSELAELARSDVAPQQFYAQLLERTQFVLHGTGAGIWTVGSADEISLAYRHGLSQLTSRRAGNVYAREKDRLRSVLASSQPTWLAADEEAGLSHWVIAAPVQVEQRTWGLLTVYFDEEMPASVQEGFLRFVSEVARIAAGHEQRQQIVSWQEGRDQWQGYADYSLAVHRSWSLKQVAFEVANEGRRYVGCDRVSVATLLGRRCKLLAVSGIDAVHRHANLVRKLENLTKAVIRSRQPLIVGDQKLEYPPQIEKLLKEYLDEGATRSLAIVPLFHAREEEEQPGAPFGATICEQFRSSDLDLPVEVLQAFNQHASLALSRATKVRSVPLLGFLAQHSRLFSWLRLQMWPIWAMVAGCLGLVIALLALIQTDFDIQVRGEFVPAVQRHVFAAQDGTVEAVHVAGDQTVEEGDVVVEMSSTSLDLELQRVTGEMEVARTELAALRTEQLQATGFDANTADQLRNLSARELALGERLENLTAQLEILEKQRAELKLNSPLDGKILTWDVEGELLKRPIRRGDRLLTVADVEGPWIVRLHVPDESIAHLLQAQAEQNADLKVSFVAVSDPGVVIEGKIQSLSSVSQVDPTSETNGVIVEVAFDKAAAAGLRSNATVVGRVHCGKRSLGYVWLHELLEEFNRRFF; from the coding sequence ATGGCCACCTCGTCTTCCGATGCGCCTTCAGGTGCGAGCGAAATTCTGCACGAGATCGACATGATCGTCTCGGAATTAGCGGAACTTGCGCGCTCGGACGTCGCCCCGCAGCAGTTCTACGCGCAACTGTTGGAACGAACGCAGTTCGTTTTGCATGGCACGGGGGCCGGCATCTGGACTGTCGGTTCTGCGGACGAAATCTCGCTTGCTTATCGCCATGGTTTGTCGCAACTGACGAGTCGCCGTGCCGGAAACGTTTACGCGCGAGAGAAGGACCGGTTGCGGTCGGTGTTAGCCTCTTCTCAACCGACTTGGTTGGCGGCTGATGAGGAAGCGGGTTTGAGCCACTGGGTCATTGCCGCTCCGGTGCAAGTCGAACAGCGGACCTGGGGCTTACTGACGGTCTACTTTGATGAAGAGATGCCCGCGTCGGTGCAGGAGGGCTTCCTGCGTTTCGTGTCTGAGGTGGCTCGCATTGCGGCGGGGCACGAGCAGCGGCAGCAGATCGTTTCTTGGCAGGAAGGTCGAGATCAATGGCAAGGCTACGCTGACTATTCTCTGGCCGTGCATCGGAGTTGGTCGCTCAAGCAGGTGGCCTTTGAGGTGGCGAACGAAGGGCGGCGGTACGTTGGTTGCGATCGAGTTTCTGTGGCGACGCTCCTTGGGCGGCGTTGCAAGTTGCTGGCCGTTTCAGGCATTGATGCCGTGCATCGTCATGCGAATTTGGTTCGCAAACTGGAGAATCTTACCAAAGCCGTCATTCGATCACGGCAACCGTTGATCGTGGGTGATCAGAAGCTCGAGTACCCTCCGCAGATTGAGAAACTTCTGAAGGAGTATCTCGACGAAGGGGCGACGCGTAGTCTCGCCATTGTTCCATTGTTTCACGCTCGGGAAGAGGAGGAGCAGCCGGGAGCACCTTTCGGAGCAACCATTTGCGAGCAGTTCCGCAGTAGCGATCTGGATCTGCCCGTTGAGGTGCTGCAGGCGTTTAACCAACATGCCAGTTTAGCGTTGAGTCGAGCGACTAAGGTGCGAAGCGTTCCGCTGTTGGGTTTCTTGGCTCAACATTCACGCCTGTTCTCCTGGCTGCGACTGCAAATGTGGCCGATCTGGGCGATGGTAGCCGGGTGTCTTGGACTTGTTATCGCCCTGTTAGCGCTGATTCAGACCGACTTTGACATTCAAGTCCGTGGCGAGTTCGTTCCTGCCGTGCAGAGGCACGTTTTCGCCGCGCAAGATGGCACGGTTGAAGCCGTCCATGTTGCGGGCGACCAGACGGTTGAAGAGGGGGATGTCGTCGTCGAGATGTCCTCCACTTCGCTTGACTTGGAACTTCAGCGTGTGACCGGCGAAATGGAAGTCGCTCGAACCGAACTGGCAGCGCTGCGTACTGAGCAACTGCAAGCGACCGGATTCGATGCGAACACCGCCGACCAGCTACGCAACCTGTCTGCTCGTGAGCTGGCTTTGGGCGAACGGCTGGAGAATTTAACCGCGCAACTTGAAATCCTTGAGAAGCAGCGCGCTGAGCTAAAACTGAATAGTCCGCTAGACGGTAAGATTCTTACCTGGGATGTCGAGGGAGAACTCCTGAAAAGGCCAATCCGCCGGGGTGATCGCTTGCTAACGGTGGCTGATGTCGAAGGTCCATGGATCGTGCGACTGCACGTGCCTGACGAGTCGATTGCCCATCTGTTGCAGGCTCAAGCGGAGCAAAATGCTGACTTAAAGGTGAGCTTCGTTGCGGTGTCCGATCCTGGGGTCGTGATCGAAGGGAAAATTCAGTCGCTCAGCAGCGTTTCGCAAGTGGATCCGACGAGCGAAACCAACGGGGTGATTGTCGAGGTGGCGTTCGACAAAGCCGCAGCTGCCGGACTGCGTTCCAACGCTACCGTCGTCGGGCGAGTTCACTGTGGAAAACGGTCGCTGGGATATGTTTGGCTGCACGAGCTATTGGAAGAGTTCAACCGCCGCTTTTTCTGA
- a CDS encoding PQQ-binding-like beta-propeller repeat protein yields the protein MPSSQNILALRYLALTLAGFCVSQAAHAQLGTSPLVPRTAAAQVGLERAWFAQIGADPAFSEVTAWTLHHDRIFGVSNTGTAFALDTETGERLWIRQVGKRGYRAFGPGANSKSVAIVSGSKIYVLDRDDGRILFSRDLGSAPGAGPALTEDYAFVVLMTGRVEGYRLDDPKAQPWYYNSRGRAFLRPVTTGGVVSWPTNAGLLYVSSATDPGLLYRIQTNDEIIAPPAELDGNLFIASLDGYLYSIDGLTGNEQWRFAAGWPIESQPAVVGDMAFVSSIEPAIHAIETSTGNELWDIPGASQFVSEGKNRVYAADPMGNLLVLDMKTGATLGTLATAEGLYPLVNDQTDRIFLVNKHGLVQCLHEIGVSQPIEHRKMKTAAPKKKDEGDEDIFGVNEDAADDEPAEGGGLFDDAVEEPDDQPAVEDEPEDEPATEPQGDLFDDIDLFE from the coding sequence ATGCCCTCTTCGCAGAACATTTTAGCCCTCCGCTATCTCGCTCTGACCCTTGCTGGGTTTTGCGTCTCGCAAGCCGCCCATGCCCAACTCGGCACCAGCCCCTTGGTCCCGCGAACCGCGGCTGCGCAGGTTGGGCTCGAGCGCGCTTGGTTTGCCCAAATCGGAGCGGATCCTGCGTTCAGTGAAGTCACCGCTTGGACTTTGCATCACGATCGAATTTTTGGCGTCTCGAATACCGGCACAGCTTTCGCGCTCGACACGGAGACCGGCGAACGGCTCTGGATTCGCCAAGTTGGTAAACGGGGCTATCGTGCCTTTGGCCCTGGAGCGAACTCGAAATCGGTCGCTATTGTTAGCGGCTCGAAGATCTACGTCCTTGATCGCGATGACGGACGCATTCTCTTTTCACGCGATCTGGGCAGTGCCCCTGGCGCGGGACCTGCGCTCACTGAGGACTATGCCTTCGTCGTCTTGATGACCGGACGTGTCGAAGGCTATCGACTCGATGATCCGAAAGCACAGCCTTGGTACTACAATTCACGGGGCCGAGCTTTCCTACGGCCCGTCACCACGGGAGGAGTCGTCAGTTGGCCGACCAATGCTGGTCTGCTTTACGTCAGCAGTGCCACAGACCCAGGCCTGCTGTATCGCATTCAAACCAATGACGAAATCATTGCTCCGCCGGCAGAACTCGATGGGAACTTATTCATCGCCTCCTTGGATGGTTACCTCTATTCGATTGACGGGCTTACCGGCAACGAGCAGTGGCGGTTTGCGGCCGGTTGGCCCATCGAGTCGCAGCCAGCAGTGGTTGGCGACATGGCTTTTGTTTCGTCAATCGAACCAGCTATCCACGCCATCGAGACCAGCACCGGCAACGAGCTCTGGGACATCCCAGGAGCGAGCCAGTTCGTTTCCGAAGGAAAGAACCGTGTCTATGCGGCCGATCCCATGGGCAATCTTTTGGTACTCGACATGAAAACGGGGGCAACGCTAGGAACGCTGGCGACGGCAGAGGGGCTTTATCCGCTAGTTAACGATCAGACGGATCGCATTTTCCTGGTCAACAAGCATGGACTCGTCCAATGCCTCCACGAGATTGGTGTCAGTCAGCCGATCGAACATCGCAAGATGAAGACCGCGGCACCGAAGAAAAAAGATGAGGGCGACGAAGACATCTTCGGCGTCAATGAAGATGCTGCGGATGATGAGCCAGCAGAAGGGGGCGGTCTGTTTGACGACGCCGTCGAAGAACCCGATGACCAACCCGCCGTCGAAGACGAACCCGAGGACGAGCCAGCCACGGAACCACAAGGCGATCTCTTCGACGATATTGATTTGTTTGAGTAA